attttattattttttagttttttatttttttgtggaaaGAAAGTTGGTTTAGTATGTATATTAATCAAGAGTTGAGAAATAGTATAAGGTTTCTTTTTCTCCTGGAAGTTTTAACAAGTAACTGTGATAGACTAATTAAGTTTGAGATCAGATCGCAGATGCTGTAGAAAATGTACcaagctttatttttttttaacgtattgattttttttattcgtttgctGGCTTGTTATTTACATTCAGCTTAgttactgttcttttttttttttactgacaagGCGTGCTCTCATGTTTTCAGAGCCTTGGTATCATCGGTTCCGTTCCAGCAGGAATATTAATCTTGACATTACTGGTCCTCCTGCTGTACCTGCTGACCCGATGTTGCGACAATCGGCCTCGCAAACCGGGCTCCATCACCTGTCTCAAGGTCACCCTCGTCCTCTTCGCCATTTTGACCTTGTAAGTTCCGTGTTTTTTCTGCGTGTTTAGCGAAATGATTGTtgacttctctttcctcctttctctttctcatctccctctcgtgtttgtttttctgtctgcttgtcagcttgtctccatctttctttctcttctcttctcttctcttctcttctcttctctttctctctttctatatatgtgtgtgtgtgtgtgtgtgtgtgtgtgtgtgtgtgtgtgtgtgtgtgtgtgtgtgtgtgtgtgtgtgtgtgtgtgtgtgtgtgtgtgtgtgtgtgagcgctcgtgcgtgcgtgtatatatgatatgccaTTCCCTGCCATGCACTGTTGTATATGaccgctctctctttccccaggGGAGCGTTGGGAGTGAGCATATGGGGAAACGAGGAGGTCCACGAGGGCATGACGGAGGCCATACGCTCCCTGGACAACATCAACAGCATGGTGCATTCTCTGAGCAACCAGGTGAACTTCTCTTATTATTTTACTGTAAAGTATTTTTTGATGAGTGCGTAATATGTTATAAAAGGTCATGGTTTCATGTTTCTGAATATCTTGAATGtcattgtaggtgtgtgtgtaaaggtcatAATTCTGGAGTTGATGATGATTTCATTACGAGGATGATTTTGTATCTTTTAATGAAGAGCGTGTTTGCCAATACAGGAGCCATGACTGTTATCGTCCTTCCCCAAGTTTGACAGATTTATACCGTAAGCGTTATACAGAgaatataattattatagcaTACATGACCGACActgggctctctctctcatcagacCAAACTCTTTGACGAGACCATCCGGAGGAACCTGCAGCCGCAACTGAACCTCTTCAAGGAAACCGTTCAGAGGCAGAAATCGGAAAACCAGAGCGTGGACATGTTCATCCGCGAGTCCCTTCATTACATGCAAGGCAACATCTCCGAAGTTCTTCTCATTAATGTGGAGGACATCAATTCTATGGTATGTGGTTTTGGGATGGAGTGTCGATAGGTGATGATGCTATTTTAAATGGTTGTATGtacgtaatgaatatatatattttttctcgggGTATTGTATAGACATAtcacttttgctttttgtttagaGTGTAATtgaatgcatgcatacgtactatatatatgtatatgtatatgtatatgtatatatatatgtatatatgtatatgtatatatatttgtatatatatatattatatatgtatatatatatatattatatatatatatgtgtatatatatatatatgtatatatatatatatatgtgtatatatatatatatatatatatatatatatatatatatatatatatatattatatatgtttatatatatatattatatatatatatctatatatatatatatatatatatatatatatatatttgtatatatatatatatatatatatatatatatatatatatatatatatatacattatatatatatatatatatatatatatgtttatatatatatatatattatatatatatatatatatatatatatatatatatatatatatatatatatatatatatatatatatttatatgtacaattaAATTTGATTAATGTAGGGTTATTGACCTTAATGTGAGCCTACCACACACAGATGTCAGGAGCCGAGATGGGTGGCGTGGTGCATATGTTGGGAGTGGGTGAACTGGCACGATGGGTTGGCACTCAGGGCGTCACAGGCATTCTCATGATCGTTGTGCTTGTGGTGATGGTTGGGGTGGCCAAGCACTCCCGCTGCACGCTCATAACGTAAGTAATGATATTgcaggtggggagtgagggagagtgaatgagtggatgagagtgtgtgagtgtgagcgtgaaaGAGTAcgagtgtgagaaagagtgtgagtgagagagaatgaaagagagagtgtgtgagtgagtgagtgagagtgagagcaatGGCTTAGGCATATTAGCTTTAGTGGAAAcctattaatgatggtgatattaaattTTTGTGTTACTATTGTATACACTTGTATTAACTAATACATGTTGAATAggctatacttttttcttttttttttagatatcaaaCTGATTAAAAGAGATTAGTATatctgatttgatttgataaataaatcaactaaaattatatatatttggtttTAACCATGTAGTGATGATTTAAAAGGGtccatgcatagatatgtatcaATGCAGGCACTGTTTATGACAAAATTATATGGCATTCCCAATCACAATTAAACTGTATTGCTTTCTATTGCTCCATGTTGACAGTAACATTGCaaaaatatctgtatatctagtCCAGACAACTATGCCTATAAACTGTGCTTTAAGGTTATGATTTTCTGATATTGCTTAATTTCATTCAAAGCAAGTTATGGGTGAATTATGATAGTCATTAGGTGTTCACTATATCAATTACTGGGGATAAGTACTAGTGTTGTACTATTGGAAGCCATATGATTATTTGTTGTTGCAAGTTGCATAATACTCtggttgatatgttttttttgttgttttttatggtacCTATTCATTTGAATGACTGATGGTATGCCTTGCAGATTTTCTGTGTTGGGTCTGCTGGCTATGATCCTCTGCTGGGGTTTGACGTCACTCTATTTGGTCTCCACTGTTGTGAGTATTGGATGAATACCACATCTTAGAACTGTAtatttcatgattttattattgatgataattctGAAATGTCTTTGAGGAGTAGATTCAGATTAGTAAAGGTAAACTGAGTGACATATTTTGTTTAGCTGTTAGATTTAAAGGTCACATAAGGAAAAGAGATTGTATTTAGCTTTTATATTGATATGTGCAATATTTGCATTCCTTGCTAAAGTTATCTGATCTGAATCTCCTCATGAACAGGCTCTCTCTGATTGGTGCATGGATCCCAATCCATTCCTGGAGGGTCAGCTTAGCAAGCTTGTGTCAAGAGATGTGGCTGCTTACTATCTTCGCTGCGACCCAACCCGTAAATCACCATTCACCCGTTACCTGACCCATGCCAAGCAGGCAGCTGAACTTGTAATGACATCTCTGAACAAGGTTACTACTCTGGCTGACAGCAATTATGATCGTCAAGAGGTCTGTATGCATTACTGTTTTTCCTTTGATTGTATttcatccccctttttccttttgtcATTTATTGGGTTAGTGTAATGATATAACCATAAATTCTGCCATTCTCAAAGGCCAAAGATTTTTTAGCATTAGTAACTTGCTGTCCACTGATGCAATATAATTTTTTACCATTTCACGGTTTTTGTGATACTTTTTTGAAAATATTTGTTTTCCTACTACTTCTGTGTAAAATAAAATTGTATTGCCAAAATTTTTCAATTGTTAAAGTAAAGCCAacatttattacttatttcaGCTATACATTAGTTTATATGAGTAACATCGAATGTATTACTTGGATTACTGGTTGTGGAAAATATGgggtttatatacatgaatatgaaatGTTATGCAATTATAGTATCATATTTCCTGTTTATGGACACCCAatttacattaatatttttttgcccttatctgtttattttaacAGAAATGTCATATTTGATTTTTCACTTGCTTGACCTCAATAGATTCACCCTCGCTTGGACCACCTAGCTGCATTTGTGAACCAGTCTCAGCGCAGTCTGGGCGGTGTGTCAGCCCTGCTTGAATGCCAGTCTATGCATCACCAGTATCGCACAGCCCTCAATGCCACCTGCTACCAGGCTATGTAAGATACCTTATATGAAGCTGAACATTGTTCATTTTTTAACTGTTTTTCTAGATGAATTCAGTGTTTTGGAGGTTATATCTTTAGCTGATATCTTTTATTACCTTGTGTTAGGAAGACCCTCTCTTGTTTTTGGTCAGATCTTTAAAAGTTTTGACAGTATTCCTCAATGAACATGTACTGTGTTCACTTTTAATCCCTCTAATCATAGCAGGCAATTGAATAAGCTTTACCAAAATTACATGGAGGTGTACATAGAAAATATAACTTTGCAGGTCAGGTGTTGTCTATCTGTTACTGTCAGCTGCTGGAAGTGGGCTCCTGTTCACGATCCTGGTCTGGTTCACCTCACACACCTGGATCTACCTCAATCACAAGTGAGCATCCTTCTCAATatgttcatgtgttttttttccattgttgGTGTTTGAAAGGAAGGGGTTGCATACAGTTTCTTTGATGTTGTGATTACTGTGATActgttttgttttagttatttgCAGAATAGGTTTGTCTTTTGCTGCAGCTTGTCCAAGAGGTTTATACAGTGAATGTTATTAAAAtgttcataaatatttatgttaatgatggtgtattttgatgataaataagatagaatGGTTGATATTAATATGAGATATCTTGGgtatattttttcaaatatatctAAATGGGTTTTGTTGTCAACACTTAGATTCACATAAACACATCTGCATAtaacgatgcacacacacacacacaagcatacacacacccagatgcacacacatactacacttaCATCCTTCTGTGTAAATACAGTTGCATATATACATTGGTATTGAGATGTtggcaaacacgcacgcatacatatgcaaatggctacacacgcaaaaaaaagtgTGTTTCTGccttacattatatatgtgtacatatttcttattttttctctatgaCAAAAGTGCAGAAACAGTCGACTCTTAGTTTGTGTATGGACAAGACACCCAAAATTgtgtgttagttattattatgttaGTAATAACTACCATTCCATTAGTCTCCACAAAATCCATAGTCACATTAGTCACATTAGACTGTGACACCTGGTATGATATGGTATTTTCACAAAATACCCGTAGATATCGTAACGGTTCCTCTGAATTGCACTAAGATGTTCAGAGCATATGTTGTGAGGGTTCTGACTCCGTCTCTTTGCTTC
This genomic interval from Penaeus vannamei isolate JL-2024 chromosome 35, ASM4276789v1, whole genome shotgun sequence contains the following:
- the tty gene encoding protein tweety isoform X6 is translated as MAMEGYSVVSEAVVQRVFWVDWFHNVPHINLTLHFVNSTFQPYSPVYQESLGIIGSVPAGILILTLLVLLLYLLTRCCDNRPRKPGSITCLKVTLVLFAILTLGALGVSIWGNEEVHEGMTEAIRSLDNINSMVHSLSNQTKLFDETIRRNLQPQLNLFKETVQRQKSENQSVDMFIRESLHYMQGNISEVLLINVEDINSMMSGAEMGGVVHMLGVGELARWVGTQGVTGILMIVVLVVMVGVAKHSRCTLITFSVLGLLAMILCWGLTSLYLVSTVALSDWCMDPNPFLEGQLSKLVSRDVAAYYLRCDPTRKSPFTRYLTHAKQAAELVMTSLNKVTTLADSNYDRQEIHPRLDHLAAFVNQSQRSLGGVSALLECQSMHHQYRTALNATCYQAMSGVVYLLLSAAGSGLLFTILVWFTSHTWIYLNHKGSTGPTSTRPGRKNVPAVRVWLNTPPSHPAAIVAEPGTSEERDPFLPGRGSRGGTLTSLGAPGYSRPRHSHTPPQTPPFPGTLNGRHLYHSDGMGSIGGGSGSAPATYNQGPSWRSILEE
- the tty gene encoding protein tweety isoform X8, with amino-acid sequence MAMEGYSVVSEAVVQRVFWVDWFHNVPHINLTLHFVNSTFQPYSPVYQESLGIIGSVPAGILILTLLVLLLYLLTRCCDNRPRKPGSITCLKVTLVLFAILTLGALGVSIWGNEEVHEGMTEAIRSLDNINSMVHSLSNQTKLFDETIRRNLQPQLNLFKETVQRQKSENQSVDMFIRESLHYMQGNISEVLLINVEDINSMMSGAEMGGVVHMLGVGELARWVGTQGVTGILMIVVLVVMVGVAKHSRCTLITFSVLGLLAMILCWGLTSLYLVSTVALSDWCMDPNPFLEGQLSKLVSRDVAAYYLRCDPTRKSPFTRYLTHAKQAAELVMTSLNKVTTLADSNYDRQEIHPRLDHLAAFVNQSQRSLGGVSALLECQSMHHQYRTALNATCYQAMSGVVYLLLSAAGSGLLFTILVWFTSHTWIYLNHKAEPGTSEERDPFLPGRGSRGGTLTSLGAPGYSRPRHSHTPPQTPPFPGTLNGRHLYHSDGMGSIGGGSGSAPATYNQGPSWRSILEE
- the tty gene encoding protein tweety isoform X5, whose amino-acid sequence is MAMEGYSVVSEAVVQRVFWVDWFHNVPHINLTLHFVNSTFQPYSPVYQESLGIIGSVPAGILILTLLVLLLYLLTRCCDNRPRKPGSITCLKVTLVLFAILTLGALGVSIWGNEEVHEGMTEAIRSLDNINSMVHSLSNQTKLFDETIRRNLQPQLNLFKETVQRQKSENQSVDMFIRESLHYMQGNISEVLLINVEDINSMMSGAEMGGVVHMLGVGELARWVGTQGVTGILMIVVLVVMVGVAKHSRCTLITFSVLGLLAMILCWGLTSLYLVSTVALSDWCMDPNPFLEGQLSKLVSRDVAAYYLRCDPTRKSPFTRYLTHAKQAAELVMTSLNKVTTLADSNYDRQEIHPRLDHLAAFVNQSQRSLGGVSALLECQSMHHQYRTALNATCYQAMSGVVYLLLSAAGSGLLFTILVWFTSHTWIYLNHKRGSTGPTSTRPGRKNVPAVRVWLNTPPSHPAAIVAEPGTSEERDPFLPGRGSRGGTLTSLGAPGYSRPRHSHTPPQTPPFPGTLNGRHLYHSDGMGSIGGGSGSAPATYNQGPSWRSILEE
- the tty gene encoding protein tweety isoform X7 — its product is MAMEGYSVVSEAVVQRVFWVDWFHNVPHINLTLHFVNSTFQPYSPVYQESLGIIGSVPAGILILTLLVLLLYLLTRCCDNRPRKPGSITCLKVTLVLFAILTLGALGVSIWGNEEVHEGMTEAIRSLDNINSMVHSLSNQTKLFDETIRRNLQPQLNLFKETVQRQKSENQSVDMFIRESLHYMQGNISEVLLINVEDINSMMSGAEMGGVVHMLGVGELARWVGTQGVTGILMIVVLVVMVGVAKHSRCTLITFSVLGLLAMILCWGLTSLYLVSTVALSDWCMDPNPFLEGQLSKLVSRDVAAYYLRCDPTRKSPFTRYLTHAKQAAELVMTSLNKVTTLADSNYDRQEIHPRLDHLAAFVNQSQRSLGGVSALLECQSMHHQYRTALNATCYQAMSGVVYLLLSAAGSGLLFTILVWFTSHTWIYLNHKRGSTGPTSTRPGRKNVPAVRVWLNTPPSHPAAIVAEPGTSEERDPFLPGRGSRGGTLTSLGAPGYSRPRHSHTPPQTPPFPGTFDGMGSIGGGSGSAPATYNQGPSWRSILEE
- the tty gene encoding protein tweety isoform X1, which translates into the protein MAMEGYSVVSEAVVQRVFWVDWFHNVPHINLTLHFVNSTFQPYSPVYQESLGIIGSVPAGILILTLLVLLLYLLTRCCDNRPRKPGSITCLKVTLVLFAILTLGALGVSIWGNEEVHEGMTEAIRSLDNINSMVHSLSNQTKLFDETIRRNLQPQLNLFKETVQRQKSENQSVDMFIRESLHYMQGNISEVLLINVEDINSMMSGAEMGGVVHMLGVGELARWVGTQGVTGILMIVVLVVMVGVAKHSRCTLITFSVLGLLAMILCWGLTSLYLVSTVALSDWCMDPNPFLEGQLSKLVSRDVAAYYLRCDPTRKSPFTRYLTHAKQAAELVMTSLNKVTTLADSNYDRQEIHPRLDHLAAFVNQSQRSLGGVSALLECQSMHHQYRTALNATCYQAMSGVVYLLLSAAGSGLLFTILVWFTSHTWIYLNHKRGSTGPTSTRPGRKNVPAVRVWLNTPPSHPAAIVAEPGTSEERDPFLPGRGSRGGTLTSLGAPGYSRPRHSHTPPQTPPFPGTLNGRHLYHSDGMGSIGGGSGSAPATVSTMGRGDNHHHNHHHHTHSHSHSHSVGPNQGQYATLSKQCKTLESSDFY
- the tty gene encoding protein tweety isoform X2, with translation MAMEGYSVVSEAVVQRVFWVDWFHNVPHINLTLHFVNSTFQPYSPVYQESLGIIGSVPAGILILTLLVLLLYLLTRCCDNRPRKPGSITCLKVTLVLFAILTLGALGVSIWGNEEVHEGMTEAIRSLDNINSMVHSLSNQTKLFDETIRRNLQPQLNLFKETVQRQKSENQSVDMFIRESLHYMQGNISEVLLINVEDINSMMSGAEMGGVVHMLGVGELARWVGTQGVTGILMIVVLVVMVGVAKHSRCTLITFSVLGLLAMILCWGLTSLYLVSTVALSDWCMDPNPFLEGQLSKLVSRDVAAYYLRCDPTRKSPFTRYLTHAKQAAELVMTSLNKVTTLADSNYDRQEIHPRLDHLAAFVNQSQRSLGGVSALLECQSMHHQYRTALNATCYQAMSGVVYLLLSAAGSGLLFTILVWFTSHTWIYLNHKGSTGPTSTRPGRKNVPAVRVWLNTPPSHPAAIVAEPGTSEERDPFLPGRGSRGGTLTSLGAPGYSRPRHSHTPPQTPPFPGTLNGRHLYHSDGMGSIGGGSGSAPATVSTMGRGDNHHHNHHHHTHSHSHSHSVGPNQGQYATLSKQCKTLESSDFY
- the tty gene encoding protein tweety isoform X4, translated to MAMEGYSVVSEAVVQRVFWVDWFHNVPHINLTLHFVNSTFQPYSPVYQESLGIIGSVPAGILILTLLVLLLYLLTRCCDNRPRKPGSITCLKVTLVLFAILTLGALGVSIWGNEEVHEGMTEAIRSLDNINSMVHSLSNQTKLFDETIRRNLQPQLNLFKETVQRQKSENQSVDMFIRESLHYMQGNISEVLLINVEDINSMMSGAEMGGVVHMLGVGELARWVGTQGVTGILMIVVLVVMVGVAKHSRCTLITFSVLGLLAMILCWGLTSLYLVSTVALSDWCMDPNPFLEGQLSKLVSRDVAAYYLRCDPTRKSPFTRYLTHAKQAAELVMTSLNKVTTLADSNYDRQEIHPRLDHLAAFVNQSQRSLGGVSALLECQSMHHQYRTALNATCYQAMSGVVYLLLSAAGSGLLFTILVWFTSHTWIYLNHKAEPGTSEERDPFLPGRGSRGGTLTSLGAPGYSRPRHSHTPPQTPPFPGTLNGRHLYHSDGMGSIGGGSGSAPATVSTMGRGDNHHHNHHHHTHSHSHSHSVGPNQGQYATLSKQCKTLESSDFY
- the tty gene encoding protein tweety isoform X3, translated to MAMEGYSVVSEAVVQRVFWVDWFHNVPHINLTLHFVNSTFQPYSPVYQESLGIIGSVPAGILILTLLVLLLYLLTRCCDNRPRKPGSITCLKVTLVLFAILTLGALGVSIWGNEEVHEGMTEAIRSLDNINSMVHSLSNQTKLFDETIRRNLQPQLNLFKETVQRQKSENQSVDMFIRESLHYMQGNISEVLLINVEDINSMMSGAEMGGVVHMLGVGELARWVGTQGVTGILMIVVLVVMVGVAKHSRCTLITFSVLGLLAMILCWGLTSLYLVSTVALSDWCMDPNPFLEGQLSKLVSRDVAAYYLRCDPTRKSPFTRYLTHAKQAAELVMTSLNKVTTLADSNYDRQEIHPRLDHLAAFVNQSQRSLGGVSALLECQSMHHQYRTALNATCYQAMSGVVYLLLSAAGSGLLFTILVWFTSHTWIYLNHKRGSTGPTSTRPGRKNVPAVRVWLNTPPSHPAAIVAEPGTSEERDPFLPGRGSRGGTLTSLGAPGYSRPRHSHTPPQTPPFPGTFDGMGSIGGGSGSAPATVSTMGRGDNHHHNHHHHTHSHSHSHSVGPNQGQYATLSKQCKTLESSDFY